Proteins encoded together in one Triticum dicoccoides isolate Atlit2015 ecotype Zavitan chromosome 7B, WEW_v2.0, whole genome shotgun sequence window:
- the LOC119336163 gene encoding uncharacterized protein LOC119336163 translates to MSSDEAATSAVAAAPVLEFVVVGVGRRRCEWAVPAGPAAAGVAAVDAQDGAADAGRRREEALQERRRDPGAPEDTKLPLESHPQQIKGVNGLDGHGASKQ, encoded by the exons ATGTCGTCCGATGAGGCTGCCActtctgctgttgctgctgctcctgTTCTTGAGTTCGTCGTCGTTGGCGTTGGCCGACGTCGATGCGAGTGGGCAGTACCGGCCGGCCCGGCGGCTGCTGGTGTCGCCGCCGTCGACGCACAAGACGGAGCAGCGGATGCGGGTCGACGGCGCGAAGAGGCCCTTCAGGAACGCCGGCGCGATCCTGGGGCGCCGGAAGATACCAAGCTCCCGCTGGAATCCCATCCACAACAGATAAAAG GCGTAAACGGACTAGATGGCCACGGAGCATCTAAGCAGTGA